In a single window of the Acyrthosiphon pisum isolate AL4f chromosome X, pea_aphid_22Mar2018_4r6ur, whole genome shotgun sequence genome:
- the LOC107883852 gene encoding uncharacterized protein LOC107883852, whose product MTFDAQLVVGINTTAAATQNSELIRHSCVDRVGFSRSFRFVFLLTGNTMEYTITNILILFTIIFSVAGSIEDIKQTVLDRLNGRVCPPFGKNGKFEVETIQTKSLMYGCAYLENENLPMFHMWLERPEQKFGHGNCDNTQSMYNE is encoded by the exons ATGACTTTCGACGCTCAACTGGTGGTAGGAATCAACACCACGGCTGCCGCTACTCAAAATTCAGAGCTCATTCGCCATTCGTGTGTTGACCGTGTCGGTTTTTCTCGCTCGTTTAGATTCGTATTTTTACTTACCGGCAACACGATGGAATAcactattacaaatattttaatattgtttaccaTAATCTTCTCCGTGGCGGGTTCAATAGAAGATATTAAAcaaacag TTCTGGATAGACTTAATGGCCGTGTATGTCCTCCATTTgggaaaaatggaaaatttgaGGTTGAGACTATACAAACCAAGTCGCTGATGTACGGATGTGCCTACTTGGAAAATGAAAATCTACCAATGTTCCATATGTGGTTGGAGCGTCCCGAGCAAAAATTTGGACACGGAAATTGCGACAATACGCAGAGTATGTATaacgaataa
- the LOC100568867 gene encoding uncharacterized protein LOC100568867 — protein sequence MANKKNVLKRKRSTKKMVTKTLALRRSKKPSGVVEDRDPEESSFQIRFNDIDQNSSEPSTSTGSINDVEIENINFVTPIQFTSTPVPKVDPIVECNQSFNLNDIESYILPCVEENSNTEVLADHLSGRRIVDVDYIFKQIQNSSHGSGLDCSFLNMSFVSEKRYGFFSKFKFQCKMCNIVTVISSEPSDKSYLPINKAVTNGSVAIGIGQKQLAELSAAMEIPCMASTTFFKEHENLSSSIHNSAWEEIQKAGEEERKLAIEAGDVGDDGIPFCTVVADGQWSKRSYKSKYDALSGVATIIGYKTKKVLFVGIRNRFCIICSRAETKNETPGIHTCFLNWKKAATGIESDGIAEGFLKSVELHKLKFNKLIGDGDSSVTKRLKEILPYGPDYIVQKIECRNHMLRNYIQKLTFIAKKTNYPINLRQFILKNILRFRTAIVTAIRHRKNENVPTAQKIKNLSADLFNSPYHIFGEHSKCDDYFCKKRLLEEENWVQRAEICGMMVEIKNIVNRLVINSESLILDVDNNICEQFNSVINKYIGGKRINLSQRNSYNTRVEAAVVSFNSKEYLRAINKNVMKKSPGKFSKLFLKDVARKRRNNARRRELFPSKNKKINKKCGPDENYGLADELVDDLTPAEFKIRKDNFLNELKTTNREKLENETKDQSKSQLWYSERKKRITASNIGKICKMRQYTSCKKIVYDLLYSCINIKIKAIEYGRVMEIEAKNKFESLYNLIIAPVGLCVDENILYLAASPDGLIGEDSIIEIKCPFSARNFSDIFDAIDAGKIPFCFKDKQNNVSLKTNHNYYYQVQTQLHVTKRKKCNFFIYTENWYYNVCITIDDNFWYQKIQSQIHLFYNECLLPELINPQFGKRQLVTDIIDPPRILKEQAAKKK from the exons atggcaaataaaaaaaatgtgctaaAGCGTAAACGATCGACTAAAAAAATGGTCACTAAGACACTTGCACTTAGACGATCTAAAAAACCAAG TGGTGTTGTTGAGGACAGAGATCCTGAAGAATCTTCATTTCAAATTCGATTCAACGATATTGATCAAAATTCGAG tgaaCCTAGTACCTCCACTGGCTCTATTAATGACGTagaaattgaaaacataaactTTGTTACACCAATCCA gTTTACTTCGACACCTGTTCCCAAAGTTGACCCAATTGTTGAATGTAATcaatcttttaatttaaatgatattgaaTCCTACATATTACCATGTGTTGAGGAAAATAGTAATACTGA ggtTCTTGCTGACCATTTATCGGGTAGACGAATTGTAGatgttgattatatttttaaacaaatccaAAACAGTTCACATGGTAGTGGACTAGACTGTTCTTTTTTGAATATGTCTTTTGTCTCAGAAAAACgttatggttttttttccaaattcaaatttcaatgtaaAATGTGCAACATTGTAACAGTTATTTCTTCAGAACCATCTGATAAATCATATCTTCCCATAAATAAAGCCGTAACAAATGGAAGTGTAGCAATTG GAATTGGCCAAAAACAACTAGCTGAATTATCAGCTGCAATGGAAATTCCGTGCATGGCAAGTACCACTTTTTTTAAAGAACATGAAAACTTAAGCTCTAGTATTCATAACTCAGCGTGGGAGGAAATACAAAAAGCCGGAGAGGAAGAAAGGAAATTAGCAATAGAAGCAGGAGATGTTGGCGATGATGGGATACCGTTTTGTACCGTTGTAGCAGATGGACAATGGTCAAAACGGAGTTATAAATCTAAATACGACGCTTTATCCGGAgtg gcCACTATTATTggatacaaaactaaaaaagtgcTATTTGTTGGGATCAGAAACCGCTTTTGTATTATCTGTAGTCGAGctgaaacaaaaaatgaaactCCAGGCATTCATACATGTTTTTTAAACTGGAAAAAAGCAGCCACCGGTATAGAATCAGATGGAATAGCTGAGGGCtttttaaaaagtgtagagCTACACAAATTGAAGTTCAATAAGCTTATTG GTGATGGTGACAGTAGTGTCACTAAAAGACTTAAAGAAATTCTACCCTATGGACCTGATTATATTGTGCAGAA GATCGAGTGCCGTAATCACATGTTACGGAATTATAtccaaaaattaacttttattgcaaaaaaaactaattatccTATCAACTTAaggcaatttattttgaaaaatatattaagattcCGGACTGCTATTGTGACAGCAATAAGACacagaaaaaatgaaaatgtaccaACAGCacagaaaattaaaa atttatcagCCGACTTATTTAATAGTCCGTATCACATTTTTGGTGAACATTCAAAGTGTGacgattatttttgtaaaaaaagacTTCTAGAAGAAGAAAATTGGGTACAGCGTGCAGAAATCTGTGGAATGATggtcgaaataaaaaatattgttaatcgCTTAGTGATAAATTCGGAAAGTTTGATTTTAGACGTAGATAACAACATATGCGAGCAATTTAACagcgttataaataaatacatcggCGGAAAAAGAATAAATTTATCGCAACGAAATTCATACAACACCCGGGTTGAAGCTGCAGTAGTGTCCTTCAATTCTAAAGAATACCTGCgagcaataaataaaaacgtgatGAAAAAAAGTccag ggaaatttagtaaattattcttaaaagaTGTTGCGAGAAAGAGACGTAATAATGCACGAAGACGAGAGTTATTtccttctaaaaataaaaaaattaataaaaaatgtggtcCTGATGAAAACTATGGATTAGCAGATGAGTTGGTTGACGATTTAACTCCTGCAGAATTCAAAATAAGAAAAGATAATTTTCTTAACGAATTAAAGACCACTAATCGag aaaaattggAAAACGAAACCAAAGATCAATCGAAATCCCAACTTTGGTATTCggagagaaaaaaaagaattactGCCTCGAATATAgggaaaatatgcaaaatgcgACAATATACATCTTGTAAAAAGATTGTATACGACTTGCTCTATAGTtgcataaacataaaaataaaggctATTGAATATGGACGTGTAATGGAGATCGAagcaaaaaacaaatttgaaagtttatataatttgataattgcaCCTGTGGGTTTGTGTGTAGATGAGAACATTCTATATTTAGCCGCAAGTCCAG atggCCTCATTGGCGAAGATTCGATCATCGAAATTAAATGTCCGTTTTCGGCTAGGAATTTTTCTGATATATTCGATGCTATTGACGCAGGAAAA ATTCCTTTTTGTTTTAAAGACAAACAAAACAATGTTAGCTTAAAAActaaccataattattattaccaagttCAGACTCAATTGCACGtaaccaaaagaaaaaaatgtaatttttttatttatacggaaaattggtattataatgtatgtattactATCGATGATAACTTTTGGTATCAAAAAATACAGTCTCAAATAcattt ATTCTATAATGAATGTTTATTGCCGGAATTAATTAATCCTCAGTTTGGTAAGAGGCAACTAGTTACCGACATTATCGATCCACCGAGAATTTTAAAAGAACAAGCAgccaaaaaaaa atga